One Campylobacteraceae bacterium DNA window includes the following coding sequences:
- a CDS encoding response regulator, with the protein MKRIAIIDDEELILDSVKQYLSRSKRFKIDTFTNPQEALKEVLRAKYKLIVLDIMMPELNGIDFLQRVKKEVPQTKVIMMTAYSTLDKAILSKEIGADDYLTKPFVSLRDVENKVLDCLEIH; encoded by the coding sequence ATGAAAAGAATTGCGATAATTGATGATGAAGAACTAATACTTGATTCGGTAAAACAGTACTTATCAAGAAGTAAACGTTTTAAAATAGATACATTCACGAATCCCCAAGAAGCACTTAAAGAGGTACTAAGAGCTAAGTACAAACTTATTGTATTGGATATTATGATGCCAGAGCTTAATGGAATAGATTTTTTGCAAAGGGTTAAAAAAGAAGTACCACAAACAAAAGTAATTATGATGACTGCTTATTCAACCTTAGATAAGGCTATTTTATCCAAAGAAATAGGCGCAGATGATTATTTAACAAAACCTTTTGTTTCTTTAAGAGATGTAGAAAACAAAGTTTTAGATTGCCTAGAAATACACTAA
- a CDS encoding MOSC domain-containing protein, whose amino-acid sequence MENIAVYNIYLGQVETIKTPKKEFKSAYKKKAITQDEYLSKTGFINDVQSDTKHHGGVNRALCVYPYATYEYFKKEHDLDLKDCSFGENITILTYDDSDICLGDQFSFEDAIVEVTQPRQPCSHISNVTGIKNLTALTVKNLKTGFYLRVLKEGTIKKDSTLQLIKRVHESITIEFINKCFFDAKNNQENIKKVLACVELSINFREELEKRLKS is encoded by the coding sequence GTGGAAAATATTGCTGTTTATAATATATATTTAGGACAAGTAGAAACAATCAAAACTCCTAAAAAAGAATTTAAAAGTGCTTATAAGAAAAAAGCCATCACACAAGATGAATATCTTAGCAAAACTGGTTTTATAAATGATGTACAAAGTGATACGAAACATCATGGTGGAGTAAATAGAGCTTTATGTGTGTATCCCTATGCAACGTATGAATACTTTAAAAAAGAGCACGACTTGGATTTAAAAGACTGTTCTTTTGGTGAGAATATCACTATTTTAACTTATGATGACAGTGACATTTGTTTAGGGGATCAGTTCTCTTTTGAAGATGCTATTGTTGAAGTTACGCAACCAAGACAACCCTGTTCTCATATATCAAATGTTACAGGCATTAAAAACTTAACAGCATTAACTGTTAAAAATTTAAAAACTGGTTTTTATTTACGTGTATTAAAAGAAGGAACAATAAAAAAAGACTCTACTTTGCAATTAATTAAAAGAGTACATGAAAGTATTACAATTGAGTTTATAAATAAATGTTTTTTTGATGCCAAAAACAATCAAGAGAATATTAAAAAAGTTTTAGCATGTGTTGAGTTATCTATTAATTTTAGAGAAGAGTTAGAAAAAAGATTAAAATCCTAA
- the aceF gene encoding dihydrolipoyllysine-residue acetyltransferase → MNELEEILLPDVGGEEVEIIEITVSNGDSLEEEDAIITVETEKASMDIPAPFSGTLVELKVKVGDKIKDGNVICTMKREGKADLEVSAPAPKVEVEEIKVIETPVEVVEETPAEDSIETVISDVFVPDIGEDGEVDVIEVLVSVGDSISEEDGLFTLETDKATMDVPAPFSGTVKELLVKEGAKVKTGTLVARIEKTIVIKAATTPKKTEAAKEVSVVKATAPAVSVAASSAINENSNRKAHASPSVRRVAREFGVDLSQVKASGPKNRIMTIDIRAYVKESLANIANGSSVSSSKGSGFGFNLPALKTVDFTKFGEIEIKELTKIQKISGPSLHRNYVGMPHVTQFDEADITELENFRKEQNAIAAKKKLDYKISPLVFVLKAVAKALELHPIFNSSLSEDGASVILKKYINIAVAVDTPNGLVVPVIKDVNTKTISQLSKELVEISVKARDGKLKIQDMQGACFTISSLGGIGGTAFTPIINAPEVAILGVSKSKISPVWNGSEFEPKLMLPLSLSYDHRVIDGAEGARFSTTVSNILSDIRLIVL, encoded by the coding sequence ATGAATGAATTAGAAGAAATTTTATTGCCAGATGTTGGTGGTGAAGAAGTAGAAATTATTGAAATCACAGTTAGTAATGGAGATTCTTTAGAAGAAGAAGATGCTATTATTACCGTTGAAACTGAAAAAGCATCTATGGATATTCCTGCTCCTTTTTCTGGAACGTTAGTTGAACTCAAAGTAAAAGTTGGGGATAAAATTAAAGATGGCAACGTAATTTGTACTATGAAAAGAGAAGGGAAAGCAGATCTTGAAGTATCTGCTCCTGCGCCTAAAGTTGAAGTAGAAGAAATAAAAGTAATAGAAACTCCTGTTGAAGTTGTAGAAGAAACACCAGCAGAAGATTCTATTGAAACAGTTATTTCTGATGTTTTTGTTCCTGATATTGGAGAAGATGGGGAAGTAGATGTTATTGAAGTTCTAGTTTCTGTAGGTGATAGTATTTCAGAAGAAGATGGTTTATTTACACTCGAAACAGATAAAGCAACAATGGACGTACCTGCTCCTTTTTCTGGAACAGTAAAAGAACTTTTAGTAAAAGAAGGTGCGAAAGTTAAAACAGGAACGTTGGTTGCTAGAATTGAAAAAACAATTGTTATTAAAGCAGCTACTACGCCTAAAAAAACGGAAGCTGCAAAAGAAGTAAGTGTTGTTAAAGCAACTGCACCAGCTGTAAGTGTTGCCGCATCATCTGCTATTAATGAAAACTCGAACAGAAAAGCACATGCTTCTCCCTCTGTACGAAGAGTTGCACGTGAGTTTGGTGTTGATTTATCACAAGTTAAAGCAAGTGGTCCTAAAAACAGAATTATGACTATTGATATTAGAGCTTACGTAAAAGAAAGTTTAGCAAATATAGCAAATGGAAGTTCTGTTTCCTCATCAAAGGGTTCTGGTTTTGGATTTAATTTACCCGCACTGAAAACAGTAGATTTCACTAAATTTGGTGAAATAGAAATCAAAGAATTGACAAAAATTCAGAAAATTTCTGGACCTTCTTTACACAGAAATTATGTAGGTATGCCTCATGTAACACAATTTGATGAAGCAGATATTACAGAATTAGAAAACTTCAGAAAAGAACAAAATGCAATAGCTGCTAAAAAGAAATTAGATTATAAAATCTCTCCTTTAGTATTTGTTTTAAAAGCAGTTGCAAAAGCCTTAGAATTACATCCTATTTTTAACTCATCATTAAGTGAAGATGGTGCCAGTGTTATTCTTAAAAAATACATTAATATAGCCGTTGCTGTTGATACTCCAAATGGTTTAGTAGTTCCTGTTATTAAAGATGTTAATACAAAAACAATTTCACAATTATCAAAAGAATTAGTAGAAATTTCAGTAAAAGCAAGAGATGGAAAATTAAAGATCCAAGATATGCAAGGTGCTTGTTTTACAATTTCTTCTTTAGGTGGAATTGGTGGAACTGCATTTACTCCTATTATAAATGCTCCCGAGGTTGCAATTTTAGGTGTATCTAAATCTAAAATATCTCCTGTATGGAATGGAAGCGAATTTGAGCCTAAATTAATGTTGCCATTGTCTTTATCGTATGACCACAGAGTTATTGATGGAGCAGAAGGTGCTAGATTTTCAACAACAGTTTCTAATATCTTAAGTGATATTCGTTTAATAGTATTATAA
- the lpdA gene encoding dihydrolipoyl dehydrogenase, with amino-acid sequence MSNEIKTQVLVIGSGPGGYSAAFRAADLGLDVVLVEKYKALGGVCLNVGCIPSKALLHVAKVMEEAEHIGAHGVSFAKPEIDIKKIAAYKDGIVNKLSSGVEAMAKMRKVKVIKGYADFTSANSVLVKGDDETIITFENAIIAAGSRPIQLPFIPHEDPRIWDSTSALNLDTPPSKLLVMGGGIIGLEMGTVYQKLGSSIDVVEMLDQLVPAADKDVVKAYTKANKNRFNIMLKTKVAKVEAQKDGIHVTLESASGSEVIVYDAVLVAIGRSPNGKLLSAQKAGVEVNKWGFIDVDKQMKTNVPHIYAIGDIVGQPMLAHKAVHEAHVAAEVIAGKKHYFEPVSIPSIAYTFPEMAWVGLTEKEAKEKGIDYEVSTFPWSASGRALAADVSDGFTKLIFNKEDHTLIGGALVGDNAGELLGEISLALEMNCDAEDIALTIHAHPTLHESVGLAAEIYEGSITDLPNAKAKKK; translated from the coding sequence ATGAGTAATGAAATTAAAACTCAAGTCTTAGTAATTGGTTCAGGTCCTGGTGGATATTCAGCTGCTTTTAGAGCGGCTGATTTAGGTTTGGATGTTGTTTTGGTTGAGAAATATAAAGCGCTTGGTGGCGTATGTTTAAATGTAGGATGTATTCCTTCAAAAGCATTGTTACATGTTGCTAAAGTTATGGAAGAAGCAGAACATATTGGTGCTCATGGTGTTAGTTTTGCAAAACCGGAAATTGATATTAAAAAAATAGCTGCTTATAAAGATGGTATTGTTAATAAACTTAGTTCTGGTGTAGAAGCTATGGCTAAGATGAGAAAAGTAAAAGTAATCAAGGGTTATGCTGATTTCACATCTGCTAATTCTGTACTAGTAAAAGGTGATGATGAAACAATTATTACTTTTGAAAATGCAATTATAGCAGCAGGTTCAAGACCCATACAGCTTCCTTTTATTCCTCATGAAGATCCTCGAATTTGGGATTCTACATCTGCACTAAATTTAGACACACCTCCTTCTAAACTTTTGGTTATGGGTGGAGGAATTATTGGTTTAGAAATGGGTACAGTTTATCAAAAACTGGGTTCTTCAATTGATGTAGTAGAAATGTTAGATCAATTAGTGCCTGCTGCTGATAAAGATGTAGTTAAAGCCTATACCAAAGCCAATAAAAACAGATTTAACATTATGTTAAAAACAAAAGTGGCTAAAGTAGAAGCACAAAAAGATGGTATTCATGTAACACTTGAAAGTGCAAGTGGTTCAGAAGTTATTGTTTATGACGCTGTTTTAGTTGCCATTGGAAGATCTCCTAATGGAAAACTTCTTTCTGCCCAAAAAGCGGGAGTTGAAGTAAATAAATGGGGTTTCATTGATGTTGATAAACAAATGAAAACCAATGTGCCACATATCTATGCTATTGGGGATATTGTTGGTCAACCCATGCTTGCTCATAAAGCAGTACATGAAGCACATGTGGCAGCTGAAGTAATAGCTGGTAAAAAACACTATTTTGAACCAGTTTCTATTCCTTCTATTGCTTATACTTTTCCAGAAATGGCATGGGTAGGACTAACTGAAAAAGAAGCAAAAGAAAAAGGTATTGATTATGAAGTATCTACATTTCCTTGGAGTGCATCTGGACGTGCATTAGCTGCTGATGTAAGTGATGGTTTTACTAAATTAATTTTTAATAAAGAAGATCATACTTTAATAGGTGGTGCATTAGTTGGTGATAATGCAGGAGAGTTATTGGGAGAAATCTCATTAGCACTTGAAATGAATTGTGATGCAGAAGATATTGCTCTTACTATTCATGCTCATCCAACGCTTCATGAATCAGTTGGTTTAGCTGCTGAGATTTATGAAGGAAGTATTACCGATCTTCCAAATGCAAAAGCAAAAAAGAAATAA
- a CDS encoding outer membrane lipoprotein-sorting protein: MKKLIISGLFLAANIFAMTDFELAQKNDAVMSGFEDSSSIMTMTLLNAKGQTRIRQMKSISLEKDGGDKSLIEFLSPADVKGTKFLNYEHAKKDDDQWLYLPALKRVKRISSKNKSGSFMGSEFSYEDLSSFNIDKYDFKKEEAEKVILNGKEVYKVQRIPNYKYSGYTKQVSYIDVNTFLNYQVDYYDRKKSLLKSAYFSEYKKINGVYRVGKIHVKNFQNNKESILVWQDETIKNGLQNKDFHKRVLKK, from the coding sequence ATGAAAAAATTAATAATATCAGGACTCTTTTTGGCTGCAAATATTTTTGCAATGACAGATTTTGAATTGGCACAAAAGAATGATGCAGTAATGAGTGGTTTTGAAGATTCAAGCTCAATTATGACTATGACGCTTCTTAATGCAAAAGGTCAAACACGTATTAGACAAATGAAATCAATTTCTTTAGAAAAAGACGGAGGGGACAAATCCTTAATAGAGTTTTTAAGTCCAGCTGATGTAAAAGGTACAAAATTCTTAAACTATGAACATGCTAAAAAAGATGATGATCAGTGGTTGTATTTACCTGCACTTAAAAGAGTAAAAAGAATTTCATCTAAAAATAAATCAGGTTCTTTTATGGGAAGTGAATTTTCTTATGAAGACTTGAGCTCTTTTAATATTGACAAATACGATTTTAAAAAAGAAGAAGCAGAAAAAGTAATATTAAATGGTAAAGAAGTATATAAAGTACAGAGAATTCCTAATTACAAATACTCAGGATATACCAAACAAGTATCCTATATTGATGTAAATACTTTTTTAAATTATCAAGTAGATTATTATGATAGAAAAAAATCCCTTTTAAAAAGTGCCTATTTTTCTGAATATAAAAAAATAAATGGTGTATACAGAGTAGGAAAAATCCACGTTAAAAACTTTCAAAATAATAAAGAAAGTATTTTAGTTTGGCAAGATGAAACAATAAAAAATGGCCTTCAAAATAAAGATTTTCATAAACGTGTTTTAAAAAAGTAA
- a CDS encoding NYN domain-containing protein, whose product MINDKKIAVFFDCENISSKYLDEIFFELAKSGEVMIRQAYKDWSSNQSKSWSEKIPMFAIKPIHSNSNVSSKNVSDFQIVIDVMNTMHYSNINTIVLVSSDSDFTSLAIEIKSKGFEVIGFGEKKTPDSLINAYSTFFELPIKKVDALKDEDEDETDIISILKDAIISTRGDEDFAYLSQIGTFLKNKNASLHPTNYGASTWSKILRRHKDIFYVSHKDHRGKIIIVSLVE is encoded by the coding sequence ATGATAAATGATAAAAAAATAGCAGTTTTTTTTGATTGCGAGAATATAAGCTCTAAATATCTGGATGAAATATTTTTTGAATTAGCAAAATCTGGGGAAGTGATGATACGTCAGGCCTATAAAGATTGGAGTTCTAATCAAAGTAAGTCTTGGAGCGAAAAAATCCCTATGTTTGCTATTAAACCAATACATTCTAATTCCAATGTTTCATCAAAAAATGTTTCAGATTTTCAAATTGTAATTGATGTTATGAATACTATGCATTATTCAAATATTAATACTATTGTATTGGTTTCAAGTGACAGTGATTTTACCTCTTTAGCCATAGAAATTAAATCGAAAGGTTTTGAAGTTATTGGTTTTGGGGAGAAAAAAACACCGGATTCTCTAATCAATGCTTACAGTACTTTTTTTGAACTACCTATTAAAAAAGTAGATGCTTTAAAAGATGAAGATGAAGATGAAACAGATATTATAAGTATTTTAAAAGATGCTATTATCTCTACAAGAGGGGATGAAGATTTTGCTTATTTATCTCAAATAGGAACATTTTTGAAAAATAAAAATGCTTCTTTGCATCCTACTAATTATGGGGCAAGTACTTGGAGTAAAATCTTAAGACGCCATAAAGATATTTTTTATGTATCGCATAAAGATCACAGAGGAAAAATTATTATAGTAAGTTTAGTAGAGTAA
- the aceE gene encoding pyruvate dehydrogenase (acetyl-transferring), homodimeric type, with the protein MSGINLSDIDPIETKEWIDALETVLEEEGKERAHYLLEQLIDKARRNGAYLPYTATTAYINTIPTSQEPKMPGDQLLERNIRSIIRWNAQAMVLRASKKNLDLGGHIASFQSSATLYDVGFNHFFKAPNDKDGGDLVYFQGHISPGIYARSFVEGRITEEQMDNFRQEVDGKGLSSYPHPKLMPNYWQFPTVSMGLGPIQAIYQARFLKYLTDRGIKDCSGQTVYCFMGDGECDEPESLGAIGLAGREGLDNLVFIVNCNLQRLDGPVRGNGKIIQELEGEFRGAGWEVTKVIWGRQWDPLLARDKTGKLVELMEETVDGEYQNFKQKGGAYTREHFFGKHQETKELVENMGDDEILRLNRGGHDPVKVYAAYKKAQDTVGRPTVILAKTIKGYGMGEAAEGKNIAHSVKKVNLEVLKQFRDRFNIPIPDDKLEEAPYYLPAEDSPEMIYMKERRASLGGYIPQRRSKFSGEMDVPALSLFDAVLKGSGDREVSTTMVLVRILNSLVKDKKIGKNIVPIVPDEARTFGMEGMFRQIGIYAHEGQKYIPQDRDQVAYYREDKKGQVLEEGINELGAMGSWVSAATSYSVNDCPMIPFYVYYSMFGFQRTGDMMWAAGDLQARGFLIGATAGRTTLNGEGLQHQDGHSHILNNTIPNCVTYDASYGYELAVIIQNGIERMYGKTQENIFYYLTTLNENYKQPAMRDGIKEGIIKGIYKFETIKAKNNYKVQLLGCGTILEQVRKAAVILANDFDIASDVYSVTSFNELTRNGQEIERYNMLHPNEKNKTAYITDVLGHDDDNIVISTTDHMKAYSEQVRAYVSGSFKALGTDGFGRSDSRANLRAHFEVDPNFIVFTTLSQLVQASKLDKKVLVKAMKSLNIDSEKINPFKA; encoded by the coding sequence ATGTCAGGTATAAATTTAAGTGATATTGACCCAATAGAAACTAAAGAGTGGATAGATGCCCTTGAAACTGTATTAGAAGAAGAAGGTAAAGAGAGAGCCCATTATTTATTAGAACAATTAATAGATAAAGCAAGAAGAAATGGTGCCTATTTGCCTTACACAGCAACAACAGCTTATATTAATACAATTCCAACAAGCCAAGAGCCAAAAATGCCAGGAGATCAATTATTAGAGCGAAATATTCGTTCAATTATTAGATGGAATGCACAAGCTATGGTTTTAAGAGCATCTAAGAAAAACTTGGATTTAGGTGGACATATTGCCTCTTTTCAATCTTCAGCTACTTTATATGATGTAGGATTCAATCACTTCTTTAAAGCACCTAATGATAAAGATGGAGGAGATTTAGTTTATTTTCAAGGACATATCTCTCCGGGTATTTATGCACGGTCTTTTGTTGAAGGAAGAATTACGGAAGAACAAATGGATAACTTTAGACAAGAAGTAGATGGAAAAGGTTTATCTTCTTATCCTCATCCAAAACTTATGCCTAATTACTGGCAGTTTCCTACTGTATCTATGGGATTAGGACCTATCCAAGCTATTTATCAAGCACGATTTTTAAAATACTTAACAGACAGAGGTATTAAAGATTGTAGTGGTCAAACGGTTTATTGTTTCATGGGAGATGGTGAATGTGATGAGCCTGAATCGCTGGGTGCAATTGGATTAGCTGGACGTGAAGGTTTAGACAACTTAGTATTTATTGTAAATTGTAACTTACAAAGACTTGATGGACCAGTACGTGGAAATGGAAAAATCATTCAAGAACTTGAAGGTGAATTTAGAGGTGCTGGTTGGGAAGTTACTAAGGTTATTTGGGGAAGACAATGGGATCCATTGTTAGCTCGTGATAAAACAGGTAAATTAGTTGAACTTATGGAAGAAACGGTTGATGGAGAATATCAAAACTTTAAACAAAAAGGTGGGGCTTATACAAGAGAACACTTCTTTGGGAAACATCAAGAAACAAAAGAACTTGTTGAAAACATGGGTGATGATGAAATTCTTAGATTAAATCGTGGAGGACATGATCCGGTTAAAGTATATGCTGCTTATAAAAAAGCGCAAGATACAGTAGGGCGTCCAACTGTTATTTTAGCTAAAACCATTAAAGGGTACGGAATGGGTGAAGCTGCTGAGGGTAAAAATATTGCTCACAGTGTTAAAAAAGTAAACCTTGAAGTATTAAAACAATTTAGAGACAGATTTAATATCCCAATTCCGGATGATAAATTAGAAGAAGCTCCGTATTATTTACCAGCAGAAGATTCTCCTGAGATGATATATATGAAAGAACGTAGAGCGTCTTTAGGTGGATATATTCCACAAAGAAGATCAAAATTTTCTGGTGAAATGGATGTACCTGCTTTAAGTTTATTTGATGCAGTATTAAAAGGATCAGGGGATAGAGAAGTATCTACTACTATGGTTCTTGTAAGGATTCTTAACTCACTTGTAAAAGATAAAAAAATTGGTAAAAACATTGTTCCTATTGTTCCTGATGAAGCAAGAACTTTTGGTATGGAAGGTATGTTTAGACAAATTGGTATTTATGCTCATGAAGGTCAAAAATATATTCCACAAGACAGAGATCAAGTGGCTTATTATAGAGAAGATAAAAAAGGTCAAGTATTAGAAGAAGGTATTAATGAGCTTGGAGCTATGGGTTCTTGGGTAAGTGCTGCTACTTCTTATTCTGTTAATGATTGTCCAATGATTCCTTTTTACGTATATTATTCAATGTTCGGATTTCAGCGAACAGGTGACATGATGTGGGCCGCTGGAGATTTACAAGCAAGAGGTTTTTTAATTGGAGCTACTGCTGGACGAACTACATTAAATGGGGAAGGTCTTCAACATCAAGATGGACATTCTCATATTTTAAACAATACTATTCCAAATTGTGTAACATACGATGCTTCATATGGATATGAGCTTGCGGTTATTATTCAAAATGGAATCGAGCGAATGTATGGAAAAACACAAGAAAATATTTTCTATTATTTAACTACTTTAAATGAAAACTACAAACAACCAGCAATGAGAGATGGTATTAAAGAAGGTATTATCAAAGGTATTTATAAATTTGAAACTATTAAAGCTAAAAATAATTATAAAGTTCAATTATTAGGGTGTGGTACTATTTTAGAGCAAGTACGAAAAGCAGCTGTTATTTTAGCAAATGATTTTGATATAGCATCAGATGTTTATTCTGTTACTTCTTTTAATGAGCTTACTAGAAATGGTCAAGAAATTGAGAGATACAATATGCTTCATCCAAATGAAAAAAATAAAACAGCTTATATTACTGATGTTTTAGGGCACGATGATGATAATATTGTTATTTCTACTACAGATCATATGAAAGCATATTCTGAGCAAGTTAGAGCTTATGTAAGTGGTTCTTTTAAAGCTTTAGGAACAGATGGTTTTGGACGATCTGATTCCAGAGCTAATTTAAGAGCACACTTTGAAGTAGATCCTAACTTTATTGTATTTACTACTCTAAGCCAACTAGTTCAAGCTTCAAAACTTGATAAAAAAGTATTAGTAAAAGCGATGAAAAGCTTAAATATTGACTCTGAAAAAATAAATCCATTTAAAGCATAA
- the lipA gene encoding lipoyl synthase, producing the protein MKESKPKYRKPEWLRKKINFSAQKEMDQLLEEVGIHTICQEAKCPNISECFSKKNATFLILGNICTRRCSYCNVLTGKPEEVNPKEINQVTVSVLRLGLKFVVITSPARDDLGDGGASQFYKVTKDILEKSPGTQVELLIPDFKGKIESIQKVVDSGAVIIGHNIETIPRLYRIRKNASYKRSLQVLKDLKRLGGDKVKTKSALMVGLGETPEEMEQVFKDLIEVGCKFLSIGQYLAPSGEFEKVKEFVHPEQFALYKRTALDMGFEFVHSTPYARSSYMAHEYLSNKED; encoded by the coding sequence ATGAAAGAAAGTAAACCCAAATATAGAAAACCAGAATGGCTTAGAAAAAAGATTAATTTTTCTGCACAAAAAGAAATGGATCAATTATTAGAAGAAGTAGGAATTCATACTATTTGCCAAGAAGCAAAATGTCCTAATATAAGCGAATGTTTTTCAAAGAAAAATGCGACTTTTTTAATTCTTGGGAATATTTGTACAAGAAGATGTTCTTACTGTAATGTATTAACAGGTAAACCAGAAGAAGTTAATCCAAAAGAAATTAATCAAGTAACTGTTTCTGTTTTACGCTTAGGGCTTAAATTTGTTGTAATTACATCTCCTGCAAGAGATGACTTAGGGGATGGCGGTGCTTCTCAATTCTATAAAGTAACAAAAGATATTTTGGAAAAATCACCAGGAACTCAAGTTGAATTATTAATTCCAGATTTTAAAGGTAAAATTGAATCTATTCAAAAAGTAGTAGATTCAGGCGCTGTTATTATTGGACATAATATTGAAACCATTCCAAGACTTTATAGAATTAGAAAAAATGCTTCTTACAAACGCTCTTTACAAGTTTTAAAAGATTTGAAGCGTTTAGGTGGAGATAAAGTCAAAACAAAAAGTGCTTTAATGGTAGGCCTTGGAGAAACACCTGAAGAAATGGAGCAGGTTTTTAAAGATTTAATCGAGGTTGGCTGTAAATTCTTAAGTATTGGTCAATACTTAGCTCCCTCAGGAGAGTTTGAAAAAGTAAAAGAATTTGTACATCCAGAACAATTTGCTTTATATAAAAGAACTGCTTTAGATATGGGTTTTGAATTTGTTCACTCAACGCCGTATGCTAGATCTTCTTACATGGCACATGAATATTTAAGCAATAAAGAAGACTAA
- a CDS encoding TetR/AcrR family transcriptional regulator, with product MAKCIITKLIDKCKSKTYHHGNLKEELLQEALKIIHEEGVDAVTLQALGNKLGTSRSAIYRHFSSKSDLMDNVMIYGFESFDSRITPIFELKDKDVVERLYLMGKEYLTFGINNPNLFRMLFGEKYRDLREDNCDINDEEQAKGYHSLVSLIAEAQEKDIFKKDEDALLITQTVHAMIHGLTILYIDGHIDIKDNIEKVFEVHYKIMTQGLMK from the coding sequence ATGGCTAAATGTATAATCACAAAATTAATAGATAAATGTAAAAGTAAAACATACCATCATGGGAACTTGAAAGAAGAACTCTTACAAGAAGCATTAAAAATTATTCATGAAGAGGGTGTTGATGCTGTAACTTTACAGGCCCTTGGAAATAAACTAGGAACCTCAAGATCTGCGATTTACAGACATTTTTCCTCTAAGAGTGATTTAATGGACAATGTTATGATCTATGGTTTTGAAAGTTTTGATTCACGCATAACTCCTATTTTTGAACTAAAAGATAAGGATGTTGTAGAGCGATTATATTTAATGGGAAAAGAATATTTGACCTTTGGTATAAATAATCCCAATTTATTTAGAATGTTATTTGGTGAAAAATATAGGGACTTACGAGAAGACAATTGTGATATAAATGATGAAGAACAAGCAAAAGGTTATCATTCTTTGGTTAGTTTAATTGCAGAAGCCCAAGAAAAAGATATCTTTAAAAAAGATGAAGATGCTTTATTAATAACGCAAACAGTACATGCCATGATTCATGGTTTAACTATTCTTTATATAGATGGACATATTGATATTAAAGACAATATAGAAAAAGTATTTGAAGTTCATTATAAAATAATGACTCAAGGATTAATGAAATAA
- a CDS encoding lipoate--protein ligase family protein codes for MLDKNKHYRLLLDDTESAAYNMAKDEALVKSFKENDLPILRLYSWEKSFTIGVSQKIQDYAYLEQYKNNYAKRITGGGVLFHGHDLSYCLIIPVSFMKNLNVKESYEKICTFLLEFYKELGLDAIYAKDDKNTQLSKSSFCQVGFEAYDILVNGIKIGGNAQRRTKKLIFQHGSIPIKALEDEDSKNRKNEIGHCLNEFDIHLTYEDAKLRLVNAFEKTFNTNLKISTLNKTEEENLRSLLKDKHDYERK; via the coding sequence ATGTTAGATAAAAACAAACACTATAGATTATTGTTAGACGATACAGAATCTGCAGCATATAATATGGCAAAAGATGAAGCTTTAGTAAAAAGTTTTAAAGAAAACGATTTGCCAATTTTAAGGCTGTATTCTTGGGAGAAATCTTTTACTATAGGAGTTTCCCAAAAAATACAAGATTATGCTTATTTAGAACAATACAAAAACAATTATGCAAAGCGTATTACTGGGGGTGGAGTACTTTTTCATGGACATGATTTATCCTACTGTCTTATTATCCCCGTATCTTTTATGAAAAATTTAAACGTAAAAGAGTCTTATGAAAAAATATGCACTTTTTTACTTGAGTTTTATAAAGAACTTGGATTAGATGCAATATATGCAAAAGATGATAAAAATACACAACTTTCTAAAAGTAGCTTTTGTCAAGTTGGTTTTGAAGCCTACGATATATTAGTAAACGGAATTAAGATTGGTGGTAATGCACAAAGAAGAACCAAAAAACTTATCTTTCAACATGGCTCGATTCCAATTAAAGCCCTAGAAGATGAGGATTCAAAAAACAGAAAAAATGAGATCGGACATTGTTTAAATGAATTTGACATTCATTTGACATACGAAGACGCTAAACTTAGGCTTGTAAATGCCTTTGAAAAAACATTTAATACAAATCTTAAAATATCTACATTAAATAAAACAGAAGAAGAGAACTTACGTTCTTTGTTAAAGGACAAACATGACTATGAAAGAAAGTAA